A region from the Serinibacter arcticus genome encodes:
- a CDS encoding L-lactate dehydrogenase, giving the protein MSAPTVPPPYTGRPVSTVAIVGAGSVGATLAYAALVRGAARRVVLYDINKAKVTAEAADIGHGIEFISQATIEGSDDIEICRDADLVVFTAGAKQDPGQPRMELAAKTVGLVKKVLPTLVDIAPNAIHMMVTNPVDVVTYAAQKITGLPSSQVFGSGTVLDSSRLRFEISKECGVAVQNVHAYVLGEHGDSEVPVWSSASIGGVPLLDWRGPGGSPLFTEEVRSRIGHDVVHAAYKIIEGKGATNYAVGLAVTRIIEAVLRNEHRVLPVSTRVDDEFLGISDVCLSMPTIVDARGARERLGVPMSQHELTLLRESATHIRDAARSLGF; this is encoded by the coding sequence ATGAGCGCACCCACCGTCCCGCCGCCCTACACGGGCCGTCCCGTCTCCACGGTCGCCATCGTCGGCGCCGGTTCCGTCGGGGCGACGCTCGCCTACGCCGCGCTCGTGCGCGGCGCCGCGCGCCGCGTCGTCCTGTACGACATCAACAAGGCGAAGGTGACGGCGGAGGCCGCCGACATCGGGCACGGCATCGAGTTCATCTCGCAGGCCACGATCGAGGGCAGCGACGACATCGAGATCTGCCGCGACGCCGACCTCGTGGTGTTCACGGCGGGGGCCAAGCAGGACCCTGGTCAGCCGCGGATGGAGCTCGCCGCGAAGACCGTCGGACTGGTGAAGAAGGTGCTGCCGACGCTCGTGGACATCGCCCCGAACGCGATCCACATGATGGTCACCAACCCCGTCGACGTCGTGACCTACGCCGCCCAGAAGATCACCGGGCTGCCGTCCAGCCAGGTGTTCGGTTCGGGCACGGTGCTGGACTCCTCGCGGCTGCGGTTCGAGATCTCCAAGGAGTGCGGCGTCGCGGTGCAGAACGTCCACGCCTACGTCCTCGGTGAGCACGGCGACAGCGAGGTGCCGGTCTGGAGCTCGGCGAGCATCGGCGGCGTCCCGCTGCTGGACTGGCGCGGACCTGGCGGCTCGCCGCTGTTCACGGAGGAGGTGCGGAGTCGTATCGGGCACGACGTCGTGCACGCGGCCTACAAGATCATCGAGGGTAAGGGCGCCACGAACTACGCGGTCGGCCTCGCCGTCACCCGCATCATCGAGGCCGTGCTCCGCAACGAGCACCGCGTGCTGCCCGTCTCCACCCGCGTCGACGACGAGTTCCTCGGGATCTCCGACGTGTGCCTGTCCATGCCGACGATCGTCGACGCCCGCGGCGCCCGGGAGCGCCTGGGGGTCCCGATGAGCCAGCACGAGCTGACGCTGCTGCGCGAGAGCGCGACCCACATCCGCGACGCGGCCCGCTCGCTGGGCTTCTAG
- a CDS encoding endonuclease/exonuclease/phosphatase family protein, with amino-acid sequence METPVRLLTWNVLGLREVARVAAVVRAARADVVCLQECPRWPGGRAALALVARSVGLRLAAGGGSRGVAVLVAPHVGVERSRVSAMPRPFTGWWWAYPRASALARVRVGGWTIDVASAHLDVSEEGRLAHAERLLADLSLDGLSDGDATRLRLVAGDLNETPDGPTWRLLASHLQDAGAGSGGPTYPVSATRRPTKRIDAVLVDPRIAVVDVRTGTDRPGLPSDHLPVLVTLVLPDPAGR; translated from the coding sequence GTGGAGACCCCCGTGCGCCTGCTGACCTGGAACGTTCTCGGCCTGCGCGAGGTGGCCAGGGTCGCCGCCGTGGTCAGGGCGGCGCGCGCCGACGTCGTCTGCCTGCAGGAGTGCCCGCGCTGGCCGGGCGGCCGTGCCGCACTCGCCCTCGTCGCCCGGTCCGTGGGCCTGCGCCTCGCCGCCGGGGGCGGGAGCCGCGGGGTCGCGGTGCTGGTCGCCCCGCACGTGGGGGTGGAGCGCTCACGCGTCAGCGCCATGCCGCGCCCCTTCACCGGGTGGTGGTGGGCCTACCCGCGAGCGAGCGCGCTCGCCCGGGTCCGCGTGGGCGGCTGGACGATCGACGTCGCCAGCGCGCACCTCGACGTCAGCGAGGAGGGCCGGCTCGCGCACGCCGAGCGGCTGCTGGCGGACCTCTCGCTCGACGGCCTGTCCGACGGCGACGCGACCCGCCTGCGCCTGGTCGCCGGCGATCTCAACGAGACGCCGGACGGACCGACCTGGCGCCTGCTGGCCTCGCACCTGCAGGACGCGGGCGCCGGCAGCGGCGGCCCGACCTACCCGGTGTCCGCGACCCGGCGGCCCACGAAACGGATCGACGCGGTCCTCGTGGACCCGCGCATCGCCGTCGTCGACGTCCGCACGGGCACGGACCGCCCGGGGCTGCCGTCCGACCACCTGCCCGTGCTGGTCACGCTCGTCCTGCCCGATCCGGCCGGCCGGTAG
- a CDS encoding LysM peptidoglycan-binding domain-containing protein, with protein sequence MSTIATFPGRVAPVRTGVSAARSAADRQIRPGAAPTSSRMRLTRRGRVVLVGLGLAVAAVAGSVAGQAVAGAPAVEQATTTLVVAPGETLWTIAEGITAPGEDVRDVVAVIAELNEMDSFSLMAGEELLLPVS encoded by the coding sequence ATGAGCACGATCGCGACTTTCCCGGGGCGTGTCGCCCCTGTCCGCACGGGTGTCTCCGCGGCGCGTTCCGCCGCCGATCGCCAGATTCGCCCGGGCGCGGCCCCCACCTCCTCGCGGATGCGCCTGACGCGCCGCGGCCGGGTCGTGCTCGTCGGCCTCGGCCTGGCCGTCGCGGCGGTCGCCGGCTCGGTGGCCGGGCAGGCCGTCGCGGGGGCACCGGCCGTCGAGCAGGCCACCACGACGCTCGTCGTGGCACCGGGGGAGACCCTGTGGACGATCGCCGAGGGCATCACCGCTCCGGGCGAGGACGTCCGCGACGTCGTGGCCGTGATCGCCGAGCTCAACGAGATGGACAGCTTCTCGCTGATGGCCGGCGAGGAGCTTCTGCTGCCCGTCTCCTGA
- the hflX gene encoding GTPase HflX: MTTHDDHTTEHHPTASDEASRIVERILARAGTAVMSDDGGPSDSDGEQLDLAERAALRRVAGLSTELQDVTEVEYRQLRLERVVLVGLYSGDAESAEISLRELSALAETAGSEVLDGLLQKRRTPDPGTYLGSGKAAQLAEIVAASGADTVVIDGDLAPSQRRSLEDVVKVKVVDRTALILDIFAQHAKSREGKAQVELAQLEYLLPRLRGWGESMSRQAGGQVGGAGAGMGSRGPGETKIELDRRRIRNRMSKLRREIAAMAPARVTKRAVRNASTVPAVAIAGYTNAGKSSLLNRLTGAGVLVENALFATLDPTVRRAETPDGRAYTIADTVGFVRALPHQLVEAFRSTLEEVGEADLLLHVVDASHPDPEGQIAAVREVLADIDGVDELVEVLVLNKADIAQPETLARLHAATEHTVAVSARTGEGIEELRELVAQLLPRPQETIDVVVPYTRGDLVSQAHTTGEVVGEEHLEQGTRLRARVDSGLAAALRDAAVG; this comes from the coding sequence ATGACGACCCATGACGACCACACCACCGAGCACCACCCGACGGCGAGCGACGAGGCGAGCCGGATCGTGGAGCGCATCCTCGCCCGTGCGGGCACGGCGGTCATGTCCGACGACGGCGGCCCCTCCGACAGCGACGGCGAGCAGCTCGACCTCGCCGAGCGCGCCGCGCTGCGCCGCGTCGCCGGCCTGTCCACCGAGCTCCAGGACGTCACCGAGGTCGAGTACCGGCAGCTGCGCCTCGAGCGCGTCGTGCTCGTCGGCCTCTACTCCGGTGACGCCGAGTCCGCCGAGATCTCGCTGCGGGAGCTCTCGGCGCTCGCCGAGACCGCCGGTTCCGAGGTGCTGGACGGCCTGCTGCAGAAGCGGCGGACGCCGGACCCCGGCACCTACCTCGGGTCGGGCAAGGCGGCCCAGCTCGCCGAGATCGTCGCCGCGAGCGGCGCCGACACCGTCGTCATCGACGGCGACCTCGCCCCGTCCCAGCGCCGGTCGCTCGAGGACGTGGTCAAGGTCAAGGTCGTCGACCGGACGGCGCTGATCCTCGACATCTTCGCGCAGCACGCCAAGTCGCGGGAGGGCAAGGCCCAGGTCGAGCTCGCGCAGCTCGAGTACCTGCTGCCGCGCCTGCGCGGCTGGGGCGAGTCGATGTCGCGCCAGGCCGGTGGCCAGGTCGGCGGCGCCGGCGCGGGCATGGGCTCTCGCGGACCCGGTGAGACGAAGATCGAGCTCGACCGCCGCCGCATCCGCAACCGGATGTCGAAGCTGCGCCGCGAGATCGCCGCGATGGCGCCCGCCCGGGTCACCAAGCGCGCCGTCCGCAACGCCTCGACCGTGCCCGCCGTGGCGATCGCCGGCTACACCAACGCCGGCAAGTCCTCGCTGCTGAACCGCCTCACCGGCGCCGGCGTGCTGGTGGAGAACGCGCTGTTCGCGACGCTCGACCCGACGGTCCGCCGGGCCGAGACGCCCGACGGCCGCGCCTACACGATCGCCGACACGGTCGGCTTCGTCCGGGCCCTTCCGCACCAGCTCGTCGAGGCGTTCCGCTCCACGCTCGAGGAGGTCGGCGAGGCCGATCTGCTGCTGCACGTGGTCGACGCCTCCCACCCCGACCCCGAGGGACAGATCGCCGCCGTCCGCGAGGTCCTCGCGGACATCGACGGTGTCGACGAGCTCGTCGAGGTCCTCGTGCTGAACAAGGCCGACATCGCCCAGCCCGAGACCCTCGCGCGGCTGCACGCGGCGACCGAGCACACCGTGGCCGTCTCCGCCCGCACGGGCGAGGGGATCGAGGAGCTGCGCGAGCTCGTGGCGCAGCTGCTGCCGCGTCCGCAGGAGACCATCGACGTCGTCGTGCCGTACACGCGCGGCGACCTGGTCAGCCAGGCGCACACCACGGGCGAGGTCGTGGGCGAGGAGCACCTCGAGCAGGGCACCCGCCTCCGCGCCCGGGTGGACTCCGGCCTCGCGGCAGCGCTGCGCGACGCCGCCGTCGGCTGA
- the dapF gene encoding diaminopimelate epimerase produces MTSLDTSPRWPRLVKGHGTGNDFLLLADPTGERELAPADVAALTDRHRGIGADGVIRAVRTSVAAATEPAAAAAGADAEWFMDYRNADGSVSEMCGNGLRVFVAFLVDEGLAVLPDGGHLDVVTRAGTLRVHRTGVDLTADMGRWGVPGGDVALAAGSDVLVTVAGVAGQRPGLSITMPNPHVVIAVADDAELAAADLTGAPLVDPVPAGGTNVEIVRAEGEVVREGRRYGVLRMRVHERGVGETLSCGTGACAAALAAQVWAGPEAPSDWIVHVPGGTLVVALGPDRAVSLSGPAVLVGDVQPR; encoded by the coding sequence GTGACCTCCCTCGACACCTCGCCCCGCTGGCCCCGCCTGGTGAAGGGGCACGGCACCGGCAACGACTTCCTCCTGCTCGCCGACCCGACGGGGGAGCGGGAGCTGGCACCGGCCGACGTCGCCGCGCTCACCGACCGCCACCGGGGGATCGGTGCCGACGGCGTCATCCGCGCCGTCCGCACGAGCGTCGCCGCCGCGACGGAGCCGGCCGCGGCCGCCGCCGGGGCGGACGCCGAGTGGTTCATGGACTACCGCAACGCCGACGGGTCCGTCTCGGAGATGTGCGGCAACGGTCTGCGGGTCTTCGTCGCGTTCCTCGTGGACGAGGGCCTCGCCGTCCTTCCCGACGGCGGCCACCTCGACGTCGTCACCCGTGCCGGCACGCTCCGCGTCCACCGCACCGGGGTCGACCTGACGGCCGACATGGGGCGCTGGGGCGTCCCCGGGGGCGACGTCGCGCTGGCCGCCGGCAGCGACGTTCTCGTCACCGTCGCCGGGGTGGCCGGCCAGCGGCCCGGGCTGTCGATCACCATGCCCAACCCGCACGTCGTCATCGCCGTGGCCGACGACGCCGAGCTCGCCGCCGCCGACCTGACCGGCGCTCCGCTGGTCGACCCGGTGCCCGCCGGGGGGACCAACGTCGAGATCGTCCGGGCCGAGGGCGAGGTCGTCCGCGAGGGACGCCGCTACGGCGTCCTGCGCATGCGCGTCCACGAGCGCGGTGTGGGCGAGACGCTCTCGTGCGGCACCGGTGCGTGCGCCGCGGCGCTCGCGGCCCAGGTCTGGGCCGGACCCGAGGCGCCGTCGGACTGGATCGTGCACGTGCCCGGGGGGACGCTCGTGGTGGCCCTCGGGCCGGACCGCGCGGTCTCGCTCAGCGGCCCCGCGGTGCTCGTGGGTGACGTCCAGCCGCGCTGA
- a CDS encoding DUF5302 domain-containing protein produces MTAQNDETPTQKDTGTSDAETTAGAPTDDVKERFRAALEAKRAGQQTRGGGAQDRDQLAGHAKDGAHGHKVFRRKSG; encoded by the coding sequence ATGACCGCGCAGAACGACGAGACGCCGACGCAGAAGGACACCGGGACGTCGGACGCCGAGACCACGGCCGGCGCCCCGACCGACGACGTCAAGGAGCGCTTCCGGGCCGCCCTCGAGGCCAAGCGTGCGGGGCAGCAGACCCGCGGCGGGGGCGCGCAGGACAGGGACCAGCTCGCGGGTCACGCCAAGGACGGCGCCCACGGTCACAAGGTCTTCCGCCGCAAGTCGGGCTGA
- a CDS encoding class I SAM-dependent methyltransferase: MSHGEHYFTASPASPAQLRTIDVRLAGRDVRVTTAPGVFSGDHLDHATRLLLEKVPPPPATGDLLDLGCGWGPIALTLAHAAPQARVWAVDVNERALDLTRRNAEADGATNVTAVEPDEVPDDVTFAAIWSNPPIRIGKPAVHAMLVRWLPRLAPDGVAHLVVSKNLGADSLARWITAELGLPVERVTSAGGFRILRVTRA, translated from the coding sequence GTGAGTCACGGCGAGCACTACTTCACCGCCTCCCCCGCCTCCCCCGCCCAGCTGCGCACGATCGACGTGCGTCTGGCCGGACGTGACGTGCGGGTGACGACGGCGCCCGGTGTCTTCTCGGGCGACCACCTCGACCACGCCACCCGGCTGCTGCTCGAGAAGGTGCCGCCGCCGCCGGCGACGGGCGATCTCCTGGACCTCGGCTGCGGCTGGGGACCGATCGCGCTGACGCTGGCGCACGCCGCGCCGCAGGCCCGCGTGTGGGCGGTCGACGTCAACGAGCGCGCGCTGGACCTCACCCGGCGCAACGCCGAGGCCGACGGCGCGACGAACGTCACCGCCGTCGAGCCGGACGAGGTGCCCGACGACGTGACGTTCGCCGCGATCTGGTCCAACCCCCCGATCCGGATCGGCAAGCCGGCCGTCCACGCCATGCTCGTGCGGTGGCTGCCGCGCCTGGCGCCCGACGGCGTGGCGCACCTCGTCGTCTCCAAGAACCTCGGCGCCGACTCGCTCGCGCGCTGGATCACGGCCGAGCTCGGCCTGCCGGTCGAGCGGGTCACCAGCGCCGGCGGGTTCCGGATCCTGCGGGTCACCCGGGCCTGA
- the nrdR gene encoding transcriptional regulator NrdR, with amino-acid sequence MHCPYCRNTDSRVVDSRTSDDGSQIRRRRLCPACGRRFSTVETTSLSVVKRSGVVEPFSRDKVVAGVRKACQGRPVTDDSLALLAQRVEESVRASGAAEIDAHDVGLAILGPLRELDEVAYLRFASVYQDFASLIDFESAIAALRADHEARRTAAGGAATADDPDASDSSDVSGAGADPSSAADDGAARPEA; translated from the coding sequence GTGCACTGCCCGTACTGCCGCAACACCGACTCGCGGGTCGTGGACTCGCGCACGAGTGACGACGGCTCCCAGATCCGACGGCGTCGACTGTGCCCGGCGTGCGGCCGCCGATTCTCCACCGTGGAGACCACGAGCCTCTCGGTCGTCAAGCGCTCCGGGGTGGTCGAGCCGTTCAGCCGCGACAAGGTGGTCGCGGGTGTGCGCAAGGCGTGCCAGGGCCGACCGGTGACCGACGACAGCCTGGCGCTGCTCGCCCAGCGCGTCGAGGAGAGCGTCCGAGCCAGCGGCGCCGCCGAGATCGACGCGCACGACGTCGGGCTGGCGATCCTCGGTCCGCTCCGCGAGCTCGACGAGGTCGCCTACCTGCGCTTCGCCTCCGTCTACCAGGACTTCGCCTCGCTCATCGACTTCGAGTCGGCCATCGCGGCGCTCCGAGCGGACCACGAGGCCCGTCGGACGGCGGCGGGCGGTGCCGCGACCGCCGACGACCCCGACGCCTCCGACTCCTCCGACGTCTCGGGCGCCGGGGCGGACCCGTCGTCGGCCGCGGACGACGGAGCGGCCCGACCGGAGGCCTGA
- the lexA gene encoding transcriptional repressor LexA, translating into MATRDPRVLTVRQRAVLEVIRTSVAERGYPPSMREIGVSVGLTSPSSVKHQLQQLEDKGYLRRDPNRPRAMEVVSEPPVISAAPGLTPRSDAAALAASTPDPGPDRGRDDVAGRAVVMLPEPSDADTSYVPLVGRIAAGGPILAEQAVEDVFPLPRRLVGDGDLFLLQVVGESMIDAAICDGDWVVVRRQNVAENGEIVAAMIDGEATVKTFKRTPDALWLLPANPAFSPIDGRSAEILGRVVTVLRRI; encoded by the coding sequence ATGGCGACGCGGGACCCCCGAGTGCTGACCGTGCGGCAGCGAGCGGTGCTGGAGGTGATCAGGACGTCGGTCGCCGAGCGCGGCTACCCGCCGAGCATGCGGGAGATCGGCGTGTCCGTCGGACTGACCTCGCCCTCCAGCGTCAAGCACCAGCTGCAGCAGCTGGAGGACAAGGGCTACCTCCGCCGCGATCCGAACCGCCCGCGCGCCATGGAGGTCGTCTCCGAGCCCCCCGTGATCTCGGCGGCGCCGGGGCTGACGCCGCGCAGCGACGCGGCCGCTCTCGCCGCCAGCACGCCCGACCCCGGTCCCGACCGCGGCCGGGACGACGTGGCGGGCCGCGCCGTCGTCATGCTCCCGGAGCCGAGCGACGCCGACACCAGCTACGTCCCGCTCGTCGGCCGGATCGCGGCCGGCGGCCCGATCCTCGCCGAGCAGGCCGTCGAGGACGTCTTCCCGCTGCCGCGCCGCCTCGTCGGCGACGGTGACCTGTTCCTGCTCCAAGTCGTCGGCGAGTCGATGATCGACGCCGCCATCTGCGACGGCGACTGGGTCGTCGTCCGCCGCCAGAACGTCGCCGAGAACGGCGAGATCGTCGCCGCGATGATCGACGGCGAGGCCACGGTCAAGACGTTCAAGCGCACGCCCGACGCGCTGTGGCTGCTGCCGGCCAACCCCGCCTTCTCCCCCATCGACGGGCGCAGCGCCGAGATCCTCGGCCGCGTCGTCACGGTCCTGCGCCGGATCTGA
- a CDS encoding YbjN domain-containing protein: MARRIQTWLRRLAGGAAVPARDDDVLPSAPGRPRPRPGPDGFGVADAPTPTGPATAAPVADGVPDAERVRPVTRDRVAASLRRRDYRYLVDERGNLCGLWSYRFFSFTLVRDQVLQVRGRWSRQASIDRLWEILEFANTWNARRHHPKVYVRVHDDGRVHVLTEISVPVTVGLSDAQIDHHLAVGLASGALVFDELDGLYPDPVLQPEAT, from the coding sequence GTGGCCCGACGTATCCAGACGTGGCTGCGACGCCTGGCGGGCGGCGCGGCGGTGCCAGCCCGCGACGACGACGTCCTTCCCTCCGCCCCCGGCCGGCCCCGACCCCGGCCAGGCCCCGACGGGTTCGGCGTCGCGGACGCCCCCACCCCGACCGGCCCCGCGACGGCCGCCCCCGTCGCGGACGGGGTCCCCGACGCCGAGCGCGTCCGCCCCGTCACGCGCGATCGCGTGGCCGCCTCGCTCCGCCGCCGCGACTACCGCTACCTCGTCGACGAGCGCGGCAACCTCTGCGGCCTGTGGTCCTACCGCTTCTTCTCGTTCACGCTCGTGCGGGACCAGGTGCTGCAGGTCCGCGGCCGGTGGTCGCGGCAGGCCTCGATCGACCGGCTGTGGGAGATCCTCGAGTTCGCCAACACCTGGAACGCCCGGCGCCACCACCCCAAGGTCTACGTCAGGGTCCACGACGACGGCCGCGTGCACGTGCTGACGGAGATCTCCGTGCCGGTGACGGTGGGGCTGAGCGACGCGCAGATCGACCACCACCTCGCCGTCGGGCTCGCGAGCGGGGCGCTCGTGTTCGACGAGCTGGACGGGCTCTACCCCGATCCCGTCCTCCAGCCGGAGGCGACGTGA
- the miaA gene encoding tRNA (adenosine(37)-N6)-dimethylallyltransferase MiaA — translation MAVVGPTASGKSALAIALAQRIGGEIVNADAMQLYRGMDIGTAKTPGDERHGVPHHLFDVLDPTQDASVAAYQEWARALIDEIGGRGAVPILVGGSGLYLRATLDALDFPETDPEVRAALEERGRVEGPGMLHAELARRDPEAAERIGTRNTRRLVRALEVIAITGRPYTASLPQYTYLRPAVQVALDVPRDVLVERIAARAAQMFDDGLVAETERVAARGLGVTAARAVGYSQALAVLAGELTTAEAVEATAVATRQVARRQVSWFRRDPRITWLDGTSTPQAQLSELLALLDRPGHDAVSLDG, via the coding sequence ATCGCCGTCGTCGGCCCGACGGCGTCGGGCAAGAGCGCCCTCGCGATCGCGCTCGCGCAGCGCATCGGCGGCGAGATCGTCAACGCCGACGCCATGCAGCTCTACCGCGGCATGGACATCGGCACCGCCAAGACGCCCGGCGACGAGCGGCACGGGGTGCCGCACCACCTGTTCGACGTGCTCGACCCGACGCAGGACGCCTCGGTCGCCGCCTACCAGGAGTGGGCACGGGCCCTCATCGACGAGATCGGCGGCCGCGGCGCCGTCCCGATCCTCGTGGGCGGCTCGGGGCTCTACCTGCGCGCCACCCTGGACGCGCTCGACTTCCCCGAGACCGACCCCGAGGTCCGGGCCGCCCTCGAGGAGCGGGGACGCGTCGAGGGGCCGGGCATGCTGCACGCCGAGCTCGCGCGCCGCGACCCCGAGGCGGCCGAGCGGATCGGGACCCGCAACACGCGTCGACTCGTCCGGGCGCTGGAGGTCATCGCGATCACGGGGCGGCCGTACACGGCGAGCCTGCCGCAGTACACCTACCTCCGTCCGGCGGTGCAGGTCGCCCTGGACGTGCCGCGGGACGTGCTCGTCGAGCGCATCGCCGCCCGCGCGGCGCAGATGTTCGACGACGGCCTGGTCGCCGAGACCGAGCGCGTCGCCGCCCGGGGGCTGGGCGTCACCGCCGCGCGCGCGGTGGGTTACTCGCAGGCGCTCGCGGTGCTCGCCGGTGAGCTGACGACGGCGGAGGCGGTCGAGGCCACCGCGGTCGCCACCCGGCAGGTCGCCCGCCGCCAGGTCAGCTGGTTCCGTCGCGACCCGCGGATCACGTGGCTGGACGGGACCTCGACGCCGCAGGCGCAGCTGTCCGAGCTCCTCGCCCTGCTGGACCGCCCCGGGCACGACGCCGTTAGCCTGGACGGGTGA
- a CDS encoding ATP-dependent DNA helicase — protein MADLGVDAALDLVVADRGGQRREGQHEMARAVAEALEGDTPLLVEAGTGTGKSFAYLVPAVLRAVHHGERVVVSTATLALQRQILTKDLPAVAGALEGALPRRAEVALLKGWHNYACKHKVSGGYPDEAPTLFEVEAPAEHPGADADEGLGAQVVRVREWVGTTETGDRDELVPGVSDRAWRQVSVTKMDCIGQRCPMLAECFPERAKNAAREADVVVTNHAMLGIAASGSPGVLPEHDALVVDEAHELTSRSRSAATAELSGPSVERMSRMVRRHAGVLVPELEECGARLAAAIIAVPAGRLPDGLTPALQEVVTLLAAACREALSLTKPSGGGAKDGGDGGLQMARSALTLGVEIADRLLSDNVAQRRDVLWCDERSDGSKRLFVAPLEVAGLVAENLFTDHSVVLTSATLRIGGQFTPAAHDVGLHDASAYRELEVPAPFDYARQAIRYVASSLPAPAAGGGGPEALAEIVALLEASRGGCLGLFSSRRAAERAAEHVRETTDLPVMCQGEDSIGELVRAFREDPEASLFGTLSLWQGVDVAGLTNRLVIIDRIPFPRPDDPVVQARSEVAAKRGANAFLAVSAAHAALLLAQGAGRLIRSTSDRGVVAILDSRISTARYGSFLLRSLPPMWPTTNGEIARSALRRLAEEATQVPAAADA, from the coding sequence GTGGCGGACCTGGGGGTCGACGCCGCGCTGGACCTGGTCGTCGCCGACCGCGGCGGCCAGCGCCGCGAGGGGCAGCACGAGATGGCGCGCGCCGTCGCCGAGGCGCTGGAGGGCGACACGCCGCTCCTGGTCGAGGCCGGGACCGGCACTGGCAAGTCCTTCGCCTACCTCGTGCCGGCGGTGCTCCGCGCCGTCCACCACGGCGAGCGCGTCGTCGTCTCGACGGCGACGCTGGCCCTGCAGCGGCAGATCCTCACCAAGGACCTGCCCGCCGTCGCCGGCGCGCTCGAGGGCGCGCTCCCACGCCGCGCCGAGGTCGCCCTGCTCAAGGGCTGGCACAACTACGCCTGCAAGCACAAGGTCTCGGGCGGCTACCCCGACGAGGCACCCACCCTGTTCGAGGTCGAGGCCCCGGCCGAGCACCCGGGCGCCGACGCCGACGAGGGACTCGGCGCGCAGGTCGTGCGGGTGCGGGAGTGGGTCGGCACCACCGAGACCGGTGACCGCGACGAGCTGGTCCCCGGCGTCAGCGACCGCGCCTGGCGCCAGGTGTCCGTCACCAAGATGGACTGCATCGGCCAGCGCTGCCCGATGCTCGCCGAGTGCTTCCCCGAGCGCGCCAAGAACGCGGCGCGCGAGGCCGATGTCGTCGTGACGAACCACGCGATGCTCGGGATCGCCGCGTCCGGCTCGCCCGGCGTGCTGCCCGAGCACGACGCGCTCGTCGTCGACGAGGCGCACGAGCTCACCAGCCGGTCGCGCTCGGCGGCCACCGCCGAGCTGAGCGGCCCCAGCGTCGAGCGGATGTCCCGGATGGTGCGCCGGCACGCCGGGGTGCTCGTGCCGGAGCTGGAGGAGTGCGGCGCCCGCCTCGCCGCCGCGATCATCGCCGTGCCCGCCGGTCGGCTCCCGGACGGGCTGACGCCCGCGCTGCAGGAGGTCGTGACGCTCCTGGCCGCCGCGTGCCGCGAGGCGCTGAGCCTGACCAAGCCGTCGGGCGGCGGCGCCAAGGACGGGGGCGACGGCGGGCTGCAGATGGCCCGGTCGGCCCTCACCCTCGGGGTCGAGATCGCCGACCGGCTCCTGTCCGACAACGTCGCCCAGCGCCGGGACGTGCTGTGGTGCGACGAGCGCAGCGACGGCTCGAAGCGGCTGTTCGTCGCGCCGCTCGAGGTCGCGGGCCTCGTCGCCGAGAACCTATTCACCGACCACTCCGTCGTCCTGACGTCCGCCACGCTGCGGATCGGCGGTCAGTTCACCCCGGCCGCCCACGACGTCGGGCTGCACGACGCCTCGGCCTACCGCGAGCTGGAGGTGCCGGCGCCGTTCGACTACGCGCGGCAGGCCATCAGGTACGTCGCCTCCTCGTTGCCCGCCCCGGCCGCCGGGGGCGGCGGACCCGAGGCCCTGGCCGAGATCGTGGCGCTGCTCGAGGCTTCGCGGGGTGGCTGCCTCGGTCTGTTCTCCTCGCGACGAGCCGCCGAGCGTGCCGCCGAGCACGTCCGTGAGACCACCGACCTGCCGGTGATGTGCCAGGGCGAGGACTCGATCGGGGAGCTGGTGCGTGCCTTCCGCGAGGACCCCGAGGCCAGCCTGTTCGGGACGCTGTCGCTGTGGCAGGGCGTCGACGTCGCCGGTCTGACCAACCGCCTCGTGATCATCGACCGCATCCCGTTCCCGCGGCCGGACGACCCGGTCGTGCAGGCCCGGTCGGAGGTGGCCGCGAAGCGCGGCGCGAACGCGTTCCTGGCGGTGTCGGCCGCGCACGCCGCGCTGCTGCTCGCGCAGGGCGCCGGACGGCTGATCCGGTCGACGAGCGACCGCGGCGTCGTCGCGATCCTCGACTCCCGCATCAGCACGGCCCGCTACGGGTCGTTCCTGCTCCGCTCGCTGCCCCCGATGTGGCCCACGACGAACGGCGAGATCGCGCGGTCCGCGCTGCGACGCCTCGCCGAGGAGGCGACCCAGGTCCCGGCGGCCGCGGACGCCTAG